In one Balaenoptera musculus isolate JJ_BM4_2016_0621 chromosome 20, mBalMus1.pri.v3, whole genome shotgun sequence genomic region, the following are encoded:
- the SMARCD2 gene encoding SWI/SNF-related matrix-associated actin-dependent regulator of chromatin subfamily D member 2 isoform X3 — MSPGSRMPMAGLQVGPPAGSPFGSAAPLRPGMPPTMMDPFRKRLLVPQAQPPMPAQRRGLKRRKMADKVLPQRIRELVPESQAYMDLLAFERKLDQTIARKRMEIQEAIKKPLTQKRKLRIYISNTFSPSKAEGDSAGTAGTPGGNPAGDKVASWELRVEGKLLDDPSKQKRKFSSFFKSLVIELDKELYGPDNHLVEWHRMPTTQETDGFQVKRPGDLNVKCTLLLMLDHQPPQYKLDPRLARLLGVHTQTRAAIMQALWLYIKHNQLQDGHEREYINCNRYFRQIFSCGRLRFSEIPMKLAGLLQHPDPIVINHVISVDPNDQKKTACYDIDVEVDDPLKAQMSNFLASTTNQQEIASLDVKIHETIESINQLKTQRDFMLSFSTDPQDFIQEWLRSQRRDLKIITDVIGNPEEERRAAFYHQPWAQEAVGRHIFAKVQQRRQELEQVLGIRLT, encoded by the exons ATGTCACCAGGGAGCCGGATGCCCATGGCTGGCTTGCAGGTGGGACCCCCTGCCGGCTCCCCATTTGGCTCAGCTGCTCCACTTCGACCTGGCATGCCACCCACCATGATGGACCCATTCCGAAAACGCCTGCTTgtgccccaggcccagcccccgaTGCCTGCCCAGCGCCGGGG GTTAAAGAGGAGGAAGATGGCAGATAAAGTTCTACCTCAGCGA atTCGGGAGCTTGTCCCAGAGTCTCAGGCGTACATGGATCTCTTGGCTTTTGAGCGGAAGCTGGACCAGACCATTGCTCGAAAGCGGATGGAGATCCAGGAGGCCATCAAAAAGCCTCTGACG CAAAAACGAAAGCTGCGGATCTATATTTCTAATACGTTCAGTCCCAGCAAGGCAGAAGGTGATAGTGCAGGAACCGCAGGGACCCCTGGGGGAAACCCCGCAGGGGACAAGGTGGCTTCCTGGGAACTCCGAGTAGAGGGAAAACTGCTGGATGAT CCTAGTAAACAGAAGAGGaagttttcttcattctttaagAGCCTCGTCATTGAGCTGGACAAGGAACTGTACGGGCCTGACAACCACCTGGTGGAG TGGCACCGGATGCCCACCACCCAGGAGACAGATGGCTTCCAGGTGAAACGGCCCGGAGACCTCAACGTCAAGTGCACCCTCCTGCTCATGCTGGATCATCAG CCTCCCCAGTACAAGTTGGACCCCCGACTGGCGAGGCTGCTGGGGGTGCACACACAGACGAGGGCTGCCATCATGCAGGCCCTGTGGCTCTACATCAAACACAACCAGCTGCAGGACGGCCACGAGCGGGAGTACATCAACTGCAACCGGTACTTCCGCCAG ATCTTCAGTTGTGGCCGACTCCGTTTCTCTGAGATTCCCATGAAGCTAGCCGGGTTGCTGCAGCATCCAGACCCCATTGTCATCAACCATGTCATTAG CGTGGACCCTAACGACCAGAAGAAGACAGCCTGTTACGACATTGACGTGGAGGTGGATGACCCGCTCAAGGCCCAGATGAGCAATTTTCTGGCCTCCACCACCAATCAGCAGGAGATCGCCTCTCTTGATGTCAAG ATCCATGAGACCATTGAGTCCATCAACCAGCTGAAGACCCAGAGGGATTTCATGCTCAGTTTTAGCACTGACCCCCAGGACTTCATCCAGGAATGGCTCCGTTCCCAGCGCCGGGACCTCAAG ATCATCACTGATGTGATTGGGAATCCTGAGGAGGAGAGACGAGCTGCTTTCTACCACCAGCCCTGGGCCCAGGAAGCAGTGGGGAGGCACATCTTTGCCAAG gtgCAGCAGCGAAGGCAGGAACTGGAACAGGTGCTGGGAATCCGCCTGACCTAA